A section of the Thauera chlorobenzoica genome encodes:
- a CDS encoding thermonuclease family protein, with protein sequence MAGAAALIVGLVVAIADGDTLTVLNEDFQQVKVRLAEIDAPEKRQAFGARSRQSLGELCHEKRAEVRVIDVDRYKRIVGRVSCAGVDANAAQVRRGMAWVYDRYATDKTLYRLQDEARSSERGLWADRNPIAPWDWRGRRG encoded by the coding sequence GTGGCAGGAGCCGCAGCGCTCATCGTCGGCCTCGTGGTGGCCATCGCCGACGGCGACACACTCACCGTGCTTAACGAGGACTTCCAACAGGTGAAGGTCCGGCTGGCGGAAATCGATGCTCCCGAGAAGCGCCAAGCCTTCGGAGCTCGATCACGGCAGTCCCTCGGCGAGCTGTGCCACGAGAAGCGCGCCGAGGTGCGAGTGATCGACGTCGACCGCTACAAGCGCATCGTGGGCCGCGTGTCCTGCGCAGGCGTGGATGCGAACGCCGCCCAGGTGCGCCGCGGCATGGCGTGGGTGTATGACCGCTACGCCACGGACAAGACGCTGTATCGCCTGCAGGACGAGGCGCGCAGCAGCGAACGCGGGCTGTGGGCGGATCGAAACCCCATAGCACCGTGGGACTGGCGTGGGCGGCGGGGTTGA
- a CDS encoding SDH family Clp fold serine proteinase: MGLLDDAVGQSLRLSRQRLEEHFDADVLAYYGEIATEWLPWFRGNLERLGEIGRKERLLIVLNTPGGQVEAVERMVEMIRRWYQEVYFLVPNLAMSAGTIFCMSGEKIFMDYSSALGPIDPQVQSKDGTWVPALGYLDKFAEFVDKSSKNQLTGVEFAIAQSHDLAVLRRYEQARDLSVSLLKQWLVAYKFKTWTHHRSCSSRKGQEVTLEEKQNRAEEIARQLGDNGKWHSHGRMIGIETLRRQLRLDIEDFTDDRELRTLVNSYHDLIVDYVQRQNWRLFVDCRGVNG, translated from the coding sequence ATGGGCCTTCTCGATGACGCCGTGGGCCAGTCTTTGCGACTCAGCAGACAGCGCCTTGAAGAGCATTTCGACGCAGACGTTCTGGCTTACTACGGCGAGATCGCAACAGAATGGCTCCCTTGGTTTCGGGGAAACCTTGAACGACTCGGAGAGATCGGGCGAAAGGAGAGACTGCTGATCGTCTTGAACACGCCTGGCGGCCAAGTTGAAGCCGTTGAGCGGATGGTTGAGATGATTCGCCGCTGGTATCAGGAAGTGTATTTCCTGGTTCCGAACCTCGCCATGTCAGCAGGGACCATCTTCTGCATGTCTGGAGAGAAGATTTTCATGGACTACTCGTCCGCGCTTGGCCCCATTGATCCTCAAGTACAGTCCAAAGATGGGACCTGGGTTCCCGCGTTAGGGTATCTCGACAAGTTCGCAGAATTCGTCGACAAGTCTAGTAAGAATCAACTTACGGGGGTTGAATTCGCGATTGCGCAGAGCCACGACCTTGCAGTCTTGCGTCGCTACGAACAAGCGCGCGACCTCTCAGTCTCACTGCTGAAGCAATGGTTGGTAGCCTACAAGTTCAAAACTTGGACGCATCATCGATCGTGCTCGAGCCGCAAGGGGCAGGAAGTCACTCTCGAAGAAAAGCAGAATCGTGCAGAAGAAATTGCTCGCCAGCTTGGCGATAATGGCAAGTGGCACTCGCACGGACGAATGATCGGTATCGAAACCTTGAGGCGCCAGCTAAGGTTGGATATCGAGGATTTTACGGACGACCGGGAACTAAGGACGCTAGTCAATAGTTACCACGATCTGATCGTCGACTACGTTCAGAGGCAAAACTGGCGTCTTTTCGTTGACTGCAGGGGCGTAAATGGATGA
- a CDS encoding PEP-CTERM sorting domain-containing protein, which translates to MAMSCRRSITLGAALFLLSAAAHALPITFSFSSTVSDVTPPLAGIAAVGDTIRGTFTFDPTALSAPSDAPGMRAIYPEAGATLTLTVGDYTARATGFYITILNDWIADGVFLGDRFIVATTAESQIDAPTVGEYAFGTFSLAVIDPTGTMLDSAAIPTDTSPFEGRSYDSAVHLGFQKPLFLNAFLGAGVRAEDVTLGTVPEPNTIALLGVSLFSLCLATRRRIPAPALPLA; encoded by the coding sequence ATGGCGATGAGCTGTCGGAGATCCATCACACTGGGCGCGGCGCTTTTCTTGCTGTCGGCCGCGGCCCACGCGCTCCCGATCACCTTCTCGTTCTCCAGCACGGTTTCAGACGTAACTCCGCCCCTCGCCGGAATTGCCGCCGTCGGAGACACGATCCGGGGTACCTTCACCTTCGATCCGACCGCGCTGAGTGCGCCAAGCGACGCCCCGGGGATGCGGGCAATCTATCCAGAGGCCGGGGCCACGCTTACCCTGACCGTCGGCGACTACACCGCCAGAGCCACAGGGTTCTACATCACCATCCTGAACGACTGGATCGCCGACGGTGTTTTCCTTGGCGATCGGTTCATTGTCGCCACGACCGCTGAGTCTCAGATCGATGCGCCCACCGTCGGTGAGTATGCGTTCGGCACCTTCTCGCTGGCGGTAATCGATCCAACCGGCACCATGCTCGACAGTGCCGCGATCCCGACAGACACCTCGCCATTCGAAGGGCGGAGCTACGACTCCGCTGTTCACCTCGGTTTTCAGAAGCCGCTTTTCCTGAATGCCTTCCTCGGCGCTGGGGTCCGCGCAGAAGATGTGACCCTCGGGACCGTGCCCGAACCCAACACCATCGCACTGTTGGGCGTTTCGCTATTCAGCCTCTGCCTGGCCACTCGGCGACGAATTCCCGCACCGGCCCTGCCCCTCGCTTAA
- a CDS encoding helix-turn-helix domain-containing protein: MKLKIYTGAEVRELRRKLHLNQSEFWAPFQTTQSGGSRYESGREIPDPVQVLLNIAFGTDAKAAAIFDELRAFGNPKNKAKAAQGEAK; this comes from the coding sequence ATGAAGCTCAAAATCTACACCGGCGCCGAGGTCCGCGAACTGCGTCGAAAGCTGCACCTCAACCAGTCCGAGTTCTGGGCCCCCTTCCAGACCACTCAGAGCGGCGGCAGCCGTTACGAGTCCGGCCGCGAGATCCCCGACCCCGTCCAGGTGCTGCTGAACATCGCCTTCGGTACCGATGCCAAGGCCGCGGCGATCTTCGACGAGCTGCGCGCGTTCGGGAACCCGAAGAACAAGGCCAAGGCCGCCCAAGGCGAGGCCAAGTAG
- a CDS encoding SOS response-associated peptidase — MCGRYALYGPQSRLREQFGVEPANLEERYNIAPSQDAPIVRCGADGERELISARWGLLPSWVKEPGKLAQPINAKVETAGEKPMFRHAFKRSRVLVPASGFYEWVPVAGYKQPFFIRPVGGEELFGFGGLLEHWDGPEGQILTFAILTTAANDLMRPIHDRMPVIIRPEDYAAWLDHGVMDGLLVRELAGEYPSDEMEAYPVGRAVGNPRAQGERLVAPL, encoded by the coding sequence ATGTGCGGTCGCTATGCCCTGTATGGCCCTCAATCTCGCCTGCGAGAACAGTTTGGCGTCGAGCCTGCGAACCTCGAGGAACGCTACAACATCGCACCGTCGCAGGACGCGCCGATCGTGCGCTGCGGTGCCGACGGAGAGCGCGAGCTGATCTCCGCACGCTGGGGCTTGCTACCGTCCTGGGTGAAGGAGCCTGGAAAGCTCGCCCAGCCCATCAACGCGAAGGTCGAGACCGCGGGCGAGAAGCCGATGTTCAGGCACGCGTTCAAGCGGTCGCGCGTGCTCGTACCGGCGTCGGGGTTCTACGAGTGGGTGCCAGTCGCTGGGTACAAGCAGCCGTTCTTCATCCGGCCCGTCGGCGGTGAGGAACTGTTCGGCTTCGGCGGTCTCCTCGAGCACTGGGATGGCCCGGAGGGGCAGATCCTCACGTTCGCGATTCTGACAACTGCGGCGAACGATCTGATGCGGCCGATCCACGATCGGATGCCGGTCATCATTCGTCCCGAGGACTACGCTGCCTGGCTGGATCACGGTGTCATGGATGGGCTCTTGGTGCGTGAACTCGCCGGCGAGTATCCATCCGACGAGATGGAGGCCTATCCGGTTGGGCGAGCGGTGGGGAATCCGCGGGCGCAGGGCGAGCGGTTGGTTGCGCCCCTCTAG